In Dama dama isolate Ldn47 chromosome 20, ASM3311817v1, whole genome shotgun sequence, a single window of DNA contains:
- the LOC133040313 gene encoding ubiquitin-like protein FUBI, with amino-acid sequence MQLFVRAQELHILEVTGQETLAQIKASVASLEGIAPEDQVLLVAGMPLEDEATLGQCWVEALSILEVADRMLGGKVHGSLACVEKVRGQTFKVAKQEKKKMTGQPKRCMQYYWLFVNVVPTFGKKKGPNANS; translated from the coding sequence ATGCAGCTTTTTGTCCGTGCCCAGGAGCTACACATTCTTGAGGTAACTGGTCAGGAGACACTTGCCCAGATCAAGGCTTCTGTAGCCTCGTTGGAGGGCATTGCTCCAGAAGATCAAGTCCTGCTCGTGGCAGGGATGCCCTTAGAAGATGAGGCTACCCTTGGCCAGTGTTGGGTAGAAGCTCTGAGCATTCTAGAAGTAGCTGACCGCATGCTTGGAGGTAAAGTCCATGGTTCCCTGGCCTGTGTTGAGAAAGTAAGAGGTCAGACTTTCAAGGTGGccaaacaagagaaaaagaagatgacAGGCCAGCCCAAGAGGTGTATGCAGTACTACTGGCTCTTTGTCAATGTTGTACCCACCTTTGGCAAGAAGAAGGGCCCTAATGCCAACTCTTAA